The Mytilus galloprovincialis chromosome 11, xbMytGall1.hap1.1, whole genome shotgun sequence genome contains the following window.
ACATACCAGGACATTCATGTGTATTGCAAGAATCCAAATCGGAAGTAATTCCGTTACAAAAGCTTCCACCATAAGATGGGGGAGGATTATCACAAATCCTTGTCCTTGTCCTTTTTCCTGATCCACATGAAGACGAACACATGCTCCATGTGTCCCATTCTGACCAGCCGCCATtgactaaaatatatatattttttcaaaatgcagCATTTCGAATAGATGTTCGTTATAACAATCCTAACAGTTACAACTACTGAAAACACTCAAGTAAGtaattatattttagaaagtgaagataattttttttttgacagataACTTTTAGAAGACACTCATTCAtattaaagtataaaaaagaGGCAAATTTATACACAAAGCTTGCGGAAAAATCAATAACCGACCGCATTGATTTACACTGGTTACTGATAAAAAAGGAAGACAGGTAAAGGACTCACCTGGACAACTACTCTTGGCGCAAAGTAATGTTTCTTCGGCCATTCCTGAACATGTAGATCCACCAGCAGATGGATAAGGATTGTTGCACTTACGCGTACGTTTTTTGGAACCACCACCACAAGTTGCATTACATACTGACCATAAACTCCACGTTCCCCAGTTCCCATCAACTGAAATGATGTTACAAGaatgatgttatatt
Protein-coding sequences here:
- the LOC143050791 gene encoding thrombospondin-1-like — protein: MTEETLICAESNCPVDGDWSGWSSWNICSATCDGGIQDRTRTCDALQPINGGLYCNGTKIESRPCNNINCEIDGNWGTWSLWSVCNATCGGGSKKRTRKCNNPYPSAGGSTCSGMAEETLLCAKSSCPVNGGWSEWDTWSMCSSSCGSGKRTRTRICDNPPPSYGGSFCNGITSDLDSCNTHECPGMYIE